A genomic region of Dehalococcoidales bacterium contains the following coding sequences:
- a CDS encoding gamma-glutamylcyclotransferase — MYYFAYASNLNRKQMQERCPESKPRFTATLHHYQLVFTGWARTWRGGVATIRSFRGEKVRGGIYEVSAECLNRLDKFEGSDYQRLNVIVNNEDNEPIEAVTYINNRQAQESKPSAEYLAIIRQGYKDWRLI; from the coding sequence ATGTACTATTTTGCCTACGCCTCAAACCTGAACCGGAAACAGATGCAAGAACGCTGCCCGGAGAGCAAGCCCAGGTTCACCGCCACCCTTCATCACTACCAACTGGTCTTCACCGGATGGGCCCGGACTTGGCGGGGGGGAGTGGCTACAATACGATCTTTCAGAGGAGAAAAGGTCAGAGGCGGCATCTATGAGGTCAGCGCGGAGTGCTTGAATCGGCTGGACAAATTCGAGGGTAGCGATTATCAACGGCTAAACGTAATCGTGAATAACGAGGATAATGAGCCGATCGAAGCAGTAACCTACATCAACAACCGCCAGGCCCAGGAAAGCAAGCCCTCCGCCGAGTATCTAGCTATTATCCGGCAGGGCTACAAGGACTGGAGGCTGATCTAG